Proteins co-encoded in one Arthrobacter alpinus genomic window:
- the rpmH gene encoding 50S ribosomal protein L34, translating into MSKRTFQPNNRRRAKKHGFRLRMRTRAGRAILAARRGKGRVELSA; encoded by the coding sequence GTGAGCAAGCGGACTTTTCAGCCGAACAACCGCCGTCGTGCCAAGAAGCACGGCTTCCGCCTTCGTATGCGCACCCGCGCCGGCCGCGCCATTCTGGCCGCCCGCCGTGGCAAGGGTCGCGTAGAGCTGTCGGCCTAA
- the dnaN gene encoding DNA polymerase III subunit beta, translated as MKFRVERDVLTEAVSWAARSLSPRPPVPVLSGLLLKAEAGTLSLASFDYEISARLQIPADISEEGTILVSGRLLADICRSLPAAPVDVETDGNKVTLTCRSSRFHLATMPVSDYPELPALPEVSGTVDGEAFAQAVSQVIIASSKDDTLPVLTGVKMEIEGDLITLLATDRYRLALREVRWNPSTPNISAAALIKAKTLSEVAKTLGSSGNINIALSDNSELIGFESGGRRTTSLLVDGDYPKIRSLFPDSTPIYATVETHALAEAVRRVSLVAERNTPVRLIFTDGQLTLDAGTGEDAQASENLEAALVGDEITVAFNPHYLSEGLSAFDSKYVRFSFTSAPKPAMINAQDEIDGERRDEYRYLVMPVRLPSQ; from the coding sequence GTGAAGTTCCGAGTCGAACGGGATGTTCTGACTGAAGCAGTCAGCTGGGCCGCACGATCCTTGTCCCCCAGGCCTCCTGTCCCCGTCCTCTCGGGACTGTTGCTGAAAGCCGAAGCAGGGACCCTGAGCCTGGCCAGTTTTGACTACGAAATCTCAGCGCGTCTGCAAATCCCTGCGGACATTTCTGAAGAGGGAACCATTCTGGTTTCCGGACGGTTGCTGGCTGATATCTGCCGTAGCCTTCCTGCCGCGCCTGTTGATGTTGAGACCGACGGCAATAAAGTCACTTTGACCTGCCGAAGCAGCCGTTTTCACCTCGCCACTATGCCCGTCAGCGATTATCCGGAACTTCCAGCACTGCCAGAAGTCAGTGGAACAGTTGACGGTGAAGCTTTTGCTCAGGCCGTTTCACAGGTGATCATTGCCTCGAGCAAGGATGACACCCTGCCGGTCCTCACCGGTGTGAAGATGGAAATCGAGGGTGATCTGATCACTCTCCTGGCGACCGACAGGTACCGGCTCGCTCTGCGCGAAGTTCGCTGGAATCCTTCCACTCCGAACATTTCCGCAGCAGCTTTGATCAAGGCCAAGACCCTCAGCGAAGTCGCCAAAACGCTGGGCAGCTCTGGAAATATCAACATTGCTCTCTCAGACAACAGCGAACTCATTGGTTTTGAAAGTGGCGGACGCCGAACCACCTCATTGTTGGTTGATGGCGACTACCCCAAGATCCGCTCGCTTTTCCCTGACAGCACCCCAATCTACGCAACTGTGGAAACACACGCGTTGGCAGAGGCCGTCCGTCGAGTTTCGCTTGTCGCAGAGCGGAACACCCCGGTTCGTTTGATTTTTACCGACGGACAGCTCACCTTGGATGCCGGTACCGGCGAGGATGCTCAGGCTTCAGAGAACTTGGAAGCGGCCCTGGTCGGCGATGAAATCACGGTTGCCTTCAACCCGCACTACTTGAGCGAAGGCCTCAGTGCTTTCGACAGCAAGTACGTTCGTTTCTCATTCACTTCAGCACCCAAGCCGGCCATGATCAATGCCCAGGACGAGATCGACGGCGAACGTCGCGACGAGTACCGCTACCTGGTCATGCCCGTAAGGTTGCCTTCCCAGTAA
- the rsmG gene encoding 16S rRNA (guanine(527)-N(7))-methyltransferase RsmG, with product MVELTEQEAAAAERIFGDQLDLAKRYVEHLATSGIERGLIGPREVPRLWSRHVLNCAVVAELIDDGAKVADVGSGAGLPGLCLAIARPDLYLTLIEPLERRVVWLEEVVMDLGLSNVEIIRSRAEAAIGKVECSVVTARAVSALKTLAPLTIPLLGGQGELLAIKGRSAEEEIATAGKTIRNLGGYETSIVIAGQDVLEEPTTVVRVKVKRR from the coding sequence GTGGTGGAACTTACGGAACAAGAAGCGGCTGCGGCTGAGCGCATTTTCGGCGATCAGTTGGACCTTGCCAAGCGCTATGTTGAGCACTTGGCAACATCGGGCATTGAGCGCGGGCTGATCGGTCCTAGAGAAGTACCCCGTTTGTGGAGCCGACACGTCCTGAACTGTGCCGTCGTGGCTGAGCTGATCGACGACGGCGCCAAGGTCGCCGATGTGGGCAGTGGGGCTGGCCTCCCGGGCCTCTGCCTGGCCATCGCTCGTCCCGATCTATATCTAACGCTCATTGAGCCGTTGGAGCGGCGTGTGGTCTGGCTCGAGGAGGTAGTCATGGACTTGGGACTTTCCAACGTGGAGATCATCCGCTCGCGTGCAGAGGCTGCAATTGGCAAGGTGGAATGTTCGGTGGTCACCGCGCGGGCTGTCTCTGCCCTGAAGACGTTGGCTCCCTTGACGATTCCGCTTTTGGGTGGCCAGGGTGAGCTTCTGGCAATCAAGGGCCGCAGCGCCGAAGAGGAAATTGCGACAGCAGGTAAGACGATCAGGAATTTGGGTGGCTACGAAACGTCAATCGTGATCGCCGGCCAGGATGTCTTGGAAGAACCCACAACGGTGGTTCGCGTGAAGGTCAAGCGGCGCTGA
- a CDS encoding DUF721 domain-containing protein — protein sequence MRTIAKSRGELRISRNRLGEKSTPKSKRKPFMDAKYGGGRDPQGLGNVVSRLVSDRGWSSPLAVGSVMAQWDALVGPEIAGHCRPESFEATTLHVRCDSTSWATQLRLLSSSLLAKFDQDLGQGVVTKIMVLGPSAPSWRKGFRHVKGRGPRDTYG from the coding sequence ATGCGGACTATAGCGAAGAGTCGTGGGGAACTGCGGATTTCAAGGAACCGTCTCGGTGAGAAATCCACACCAAAAAGTAAACGCAAACCTTTCATGGACGCCAAATACGGTGGTGGCAGGGATCCCCAGGGTTTGGGGAATGTGGTCAGCCGACTTGTCTCCGATCGAGGGTGGAGTTCTCCACTGGCTGTTGGCTCAGTGATGGCCCAGTGGGATGCTCTAGTGGGTCCAGAAATTGCGGGCCACTGCCGGCCGGAAAGTTTTGAGGCCACAACCTTGCACGTTAGATGCGACTCCACGAGCTGGGCAACACAGCTGCGGCTTCTCTCCTCATCACTGTTGGCAAAATTTGATCAGGATCTGGGACAGGGCGTTGTCACCAAAATTATGGTTTTGGGGCCCTCAGCCCCTAGTTGGCGCAAGGGTTTTCGGCATGTCAAGGGCCGTGGTCCCAGAGATACCTACGGGTAG
- the yidD gene encoding membrane protein insertion efficiency factor YidD: MWHVPRNILIIVLKLYRRAISPIYGQVCRFFPSCSAYALEAVTVHGAVKGTWFSLRRIVRCHPWNAGGLDPVPSPAVVNWDDPTKVPMIVQLNHPDVFLAKQQETQSRNAA, encoded by the coding sequence GTGTGGCATGTTCCCCGAAATATTCTTATAATAGTTTTGAAATTATACCGGCGCGCCATCTCACCCATTTATGGGCAGGTGTGCCGGTTTTTTCCGTCATGTTCGGCCTATGCCTTGGAGGCTGTGACTGTTCACGGCGCCGTCAAGGGTACGTGGTTTTCGCTGAGGCGGATTGTGCGGTGTCACCCTTGGAACGCGGGCGGCTTGGACCCGGTTCCTTCGCCGGCGGTTGTCAATTGGGACGACCCAACCAAGGTGCCCATGATTGTCCAGCTGAACCACCCGGATGTATTTCTGGCCAAGCAACAGGAAACGCAAAGTCGCAACGCGGCTTGA
- the yidC gene encoding membrane protein insertase YidC, with amino-acid sequence MGFFDTILFPFKWVVSWIMVTFHDGLTFLGMDGASGVTWTLAIIGLVLVIRAALIPVFVKQIKAQRGMQALQPDMKKLQAKYKGKTDQLSRQAMGQEQMALYKEHGTNPFSACLPMLIQMPFFFSLFQVLSGVAKANAESKSIGAMTHDQVMQFDTATIFGARLSDALLPSFQGGNLTPAIAILSIVMILAMIASQFITQKQIMSKNMSEEAMQGPFMKQQKMMLYVLPLVFGIGGINFPIGVLIYWTTTNLWTMGQQFFVIRRMPTPGSPAYKEYQKRREAKGLPLLGVSKKKVEEEVIEETLELKGQRNQPQRKNRKKK; translated from the coding sequence ATGGGCTTCTTCGATACAATTCTGTTCCCCTTCAAATGGGTCGTCTCTTGGATCATGGTTACCTTCCATGATGGCTTGACCTTCCTGGGGATGGATGGCGCTTCCGGCGTTACCTGGACCCTAGCCATCATCGGCTTGGTGCTGGTGATCCGTGCCGCATTGATTCCTGTCTTTGTGAAGCAGATCAAGGCCCAGCGCGGGATGCAGGCACTGCAGCCGGACATGAAGAAGCTGCAGGCCAAGTACAAGGGCAAGACTGACCAGCTGTCCCGTCAGGCCATGGGTCAGGAACAGATGGCGCTGTACAAGGAACACGGCACCAACCCGTTCTCCGCATGCCTGCCTATGTTGATTCAGATGCCCTTCTTCTTCTCCCTGTTCCAGGTGCTTTCCGGTGTGGCCAAGGCCAATGCCGAAAGTAAGAGCATCGGCGCCATGACCCACGACCAGGTCATGCAGTTCGATACCGCGACCATCTTTGGTGCCCGACTTTCTGATGCGCTGCTTCCTTCCTTCCAGGGTGGCAATCTGACGCCGGCGATCGCCATCCTGTCGATCGTCATGATTCTGGCCATGATCGCCTCGCAGTTCATTACGCAGAAGCAGATCATGTCCAAGAACATGTCTGAAGAAGCCATGCAGGGCCCGTTCATGAAGCAGCAGAAGATGATGCTCTATGTACTGCCTCTCGTCTTCGGTATTGGTGGCATCAACTTCCCCATCGGTGTTCTCATCTACTGGACCACCACCAACCTGTGGACCATGGGTCAGCAGTTCTTCGTTATCCGCCGCATGCCCACCCCCGGGTCACCCGCGTACAAGGAATACCAGAAGCGTCGCGAGGCCAAGGGCCTGCCTCTGCTGGGTGTCTCGAAGAAGAAGGTTGAAGAGGAAGTCATCGAGGAGACTCTTGAGCTCAAGGGCCAGCGGAACCAGCCACAACGCAAAAACAGGAAGAAGAAATAA
- the recF gene encoding DNA replication/repair protein RecF (All proteins in this family for which functions are known are DNA-binding proteins that assist the filamentation of RecA onto DNA for the initiation of recombination or recombinational repair.), which translates to MYLEHLSLTDFRSYAQVDLTLAPGVTVLVGSNGLGKTNLVEAIGYLATLSSHRVSQDGPLLRFGAEAALIRAQLVRGEQKVMVEVEINATRANRARINRANPVRARDILGLCRTVLFAPEDLALVKGDPGNRRRFLDELLVVLLPKHVGTRSDYDKVLKQRNALLKSARSQHFSRSGVSESHLATLDVWDQHMAVAAAKLLLARLELLNRLRPHLAEAYAQLTDGSKVLRALYRSSLDQQVLASEPEPAYRDMHDAVSSDAFGEPSVGALPEVPDGEDLSLCSLEELAQRYRAELVASRTRELERGMSLVGPHRDELDLLLGNAPARGYASHGESWSIALALRLASFHVLDEDKHVAGNQPILILDDVFAELDAQRRRKLALMVAAAEQVLVTAAVGEDIPEELSGSTVKVIPGGVIL; encoded by the coding sequence ATGTATCTTGAACATCTGTCACTGACCGATTTCCGCAGTTACGCACAAGTTGATCTGACGTTGGCGCCTGGTGTCACGGTTCTTGTTGGCTCCAACGGTCTTGGTAAAACCAATCTGGTGGAAGCGATCGGCTATTTGGCTACACTCTCATCTCACCGGGTGAGTCAGGACGGCCCTCTGTTGCGTTTTGGTGCCGAGGCGGCACTCATCCGGGCACAGTTGGTGCGGGGTGAGCAAAAAGTTATGGTCGAGGTTGAAATCAACGCGACTCGAGCAAACCGGGCGCGCATCAACCGGGCTAATCCGGTGCGAGCCCGTGACATTTTGGGCCTCTGCCGGACGGTACTTTTTGCTCCTGAGGATTTGGCGCTAGTGAAGGGTGATCCTGGCAATCGTCGCCGTTTCTTGGACGAGCTGTTAGTGGTCCTACTGCCCAAGCATGTGGGCACCCGCAGCGACTATGACAAGGTACTGAAGCAGCGCAATGCCCTGCTGAAATCCGCACGATCCCAGCATTTTTCCCGGTCAGGGGTTTCCGAATCACACCTGGCAACGCTGGATGTGTGGGATCAACATATGGCGGTGGCTGCCGCTAAGCTGCTTCTGGCACGGCTGGAGCTACTCAACAGGCTGCGCCCGCATTTGGCGGAGGCTTATGCCCAGCTCACCGATGGATCCAAGGTTTTGCGCGCACTCTACCGCAGCAGTCTTGATCAGCAAGTCCTAGCATCTGAGCCGGAACCTGCCTACCGAGATATGCACGACGCCGTTTCCTCCGACGCTTTCGGGGAGCCTTCCGTCGGTGCTCTCCCGGAGGTGCCCGATGGGGAAGATCTCTCTTTGTGTTCACTTGAGGAATTGGCACAAAGGTACCGGGCAGAATTGGTTGCCTCCAGAACTCGTGAACTGGAACGTGGCATGTCGCTGGTGGGTCCCCATCGCGATGAGTTGGATCTGTTGTTGGGTAATGCGCCCGCGCGTGGCTATGCCTCGCATGGGGAATCCTGGTCAATTGCTTTGGCGCTGCGCTTGGCGTCATTCCATGTGTTGGACGAAGATAAACATGTGGCAGGAAATCAGCCCATTCTGATTCTTGATGATGTTTTCGCTGAATTGGATGCCCAACGGCGCCGAAAGTTGGCGCTTATGGTGGCAGCTGCCGAGCAGGTTTTGGTGACGGCTGCGGTGGGCGAAGACATTCCCGAGGAATTGTCCGGGTCCACAGTCAAGGTCATTCCCGGCGGCGTGATTTTGTGA
- a CDS encoding protein jag, with the protein MPEETQLVPEEATAPAESGSSRLEEEGDIAADYLEELLDIADIDGDIDIEVRNGRTYISIVADEEGDSLASLVGQDGEVLDALQELTRLSVLSATENRSRLVLDISGYRGRRNIELAKIAQDAADQIKDGQESVALDPMGAYERKIVHDAIAELGLESESEGEGPRRHIVVSAAE; encoded by the coding sequence ATGCCTGAAGAAACGCAGCTTGTCCCTGAGGAAGCAACCGCTCCGGCGGAGTCCGGTTCCAGCCGACTGGAAGAGGAAGGCGACATCGCCGCCGACTACCTCGAAGAGCTTCTTGACATCGCCGATATCGATGGCGATATTGACATTGAGGTTCGCAACGGCCGCACCTACATCTCCATCGTTGCTGATGAAGAGGGCGATTCTCTAGCCAGTCTTGTAGGACAGGACGGCGAAGTCCTTGACGCACTTCAGGAACTGACCCGTCTGAGTGTCCTTTCTGCCACGGAAAACAGGTCCCGGCTGGTCCTGGATATCTCCGGATACCGCGGCCGCCGGAACATTGAGTTGGCCAAGATTGCCCAGGATGCGGCAGATCAGATCAAGGATGGTCAGGAGTCGGTGGCGCTGGATCCCATGGGAGCATACGAGCGCAAGATTGTGCACGACGCCATTGCCGAACTGGGTCTGGAATCCGAATCCGAGGGCGAAGGCCCCCGCCGCCACATTGTGGTGAGCGCTGCGGAGTAA
- the dnaA gene encoding chromosomal replication initiator protein DnaA, with the protein MSTEDINDVGSSWRRVIRILEQDERVSPRQRGFVVLTQPQGLIGNTLLVAVPNELTREVLQNQLHTALSNALSQVFSEEISCAFSVNADLVPPAKEEEPVPTQVVVRTENTARSEPVEHNSRPSPMLPSTSQEFGRLNPKYVFDSFVIGASNRFAHAAAVAVAEAPAKAYNPLFIYGDSGLGKTHLLHAIGHYARRLYTGIRVRYVNSEEFTNDFINSIRDDEGASFKQLYRNVDILLIDDIQFLANKDATQEEFFHTFNALHNHNKQVVITSDLPPKRLQGFEERMRSRFEWGLLTDVQPPELETRIAILRKKAIGEGLSAPDDALEYIASKISTNIRELEGALIRVTAFASLNRQPVDVGLAELVLKDLITDDGAQEITSTAILGQTAAYFNISLEELCSKSRTRTLVTARQIAMYLCRELTDMSLPKIGQEFGGRDHTTVIHADRKIRELMAERRAIYNQVTELTNKIKQQQREG; encoded by the coding sequence ATGAGCACTGAGGACATCAACGACGTAGGCAGTTCCTGGCGGCGAGTCATTCGGATTCTTGAACAGGACGAACGGGTTTCACCCCGGCAACGTGGTTTTGTGGTTCTCACCCAGCCTCAGGGACTGATTGGCAACACCTTGCTGGTTGCAGTACCCAACGAACTCACCCGCGAGGTACTTCAAAACCAGCTGCACACTGCGTTGAGCAATGCCCTGTCCCAGGTTTTTTCCGAGGAAATCAGTTGTGCCTTTAGCGTCAATGCTGATCTGGTGCCGCCGGCCAAGGAAGAAGAGCCCGTCCCAACTCAGGTTGTGGTCCGTACTGAGAACACTGCTCGTAGCGAACCGGTGGAACATAATTCCAGGCCTTCTCCGATGCTGCCCAGCACATCGCAGGAGTTTGGTCGGCTCAACCCCAAGTACGTCTTTGACTCCTTTGTGATTGGTGCCTCCAACCGTTTTGCACATGCAGCAGCTGTTGCCGTGGCTGAAGCGCCGGCAAAGGCCTACAATCCGCTGTTTATTTACGGGGATTCGGGCCTTGGTAAGACACACCTGTTGCATGCCATCGGCCACTATGCGCGGCGTCTGTACACCGGAATTCGGGTGCGTTACGTAAATTCCGAGGAATTTACCAATGACTTCATTAACTCCATTCGTGATGACGAAGGTGCCAGCTTCAAGCAGCTGTACCGCAACGTGGACATCCTCTTGATTGATGACATTCAGTTTTTGGCCAACAAGGACGCCACCCAAGAAGAGTTCTTCCATACGTTCAATGCCTTGCACAACCACAACAAGCAGGTAGTCATCACCTCTGACTTGCCGCCCAAGCGTCTGCAAGGTTTTGAGGAACGTATGCGCTCACGCTTTGAGTGGGGCTTGCTCACTGACGTCCAGCCACCAGAACTTGAGACTCGCATCGCTATTTTGCGCAAGAAGGCCATTGGCGAAGGGCTCTCAGCTCCTGACGATGCACTGGAATACATTGCCTCAAAGATCTCAACCAATATCCGGGAACTTGAAGGCGCACTCATTCGTGTCACGGCATTTGCCAGCCTGAACCGCCAGCCGGTAGATGTTGGCTTGGCCGAACTGGTCCTGAAGGATCTGATCACTGACGACGGCGCTCAGGAAATCACCTCGACAGCGATCCTTGGCCAGACAGCCGCCTACTTCAATATTTCGCTGGAAGAACTGTGCAGCAAGTCCCGGACCAGGACCCTTGTTACCGCCCGCCAGATTGCCATGTATCTCTGCCGTGAGCTGACGGACATGTCTTTGCCGAAAATTGGGCAGGAATTCGGCGGCAGGGACCACACCACAGTGATCCATGCTGACAGGAAGATCCGCGAGTTGATGGCTGAGCGGCGCGCCATTTACAACCAAGTCACTGAGCTGACAAACAAGATCAAACAGCAGCAACGCGAGGGATGA
- the gnd gene encoding phosphogluconate dehydrogenase (NAD(+)-dependent, decarboxylating), which produces MHIGLVGLGKMGFNMRARLRAADIEVTGYDRNPEVTDVPSLADLVAGVPAPRLIWVMVPSGAITEAVITDLSELLEPGDLLVDGGNSRFTEDQKHGEMLANKGISFMDVGVSGGVWGLENGYGLMAGGSAEDVQRALPVLDVLRPEGDRADSFVHVGGIGAGHYAKMVHNGIEYGLMQAYAEGYELLAKKDIIADLPGTFRAWQKGTVVRSWLLDLMVKALDEDPGLETIDDYVEDSGEGRWTVEEAIANAVPAPAITAALFARFSSREDSSPAMKMVSALRHQFGGHATKPASPSTE; this is translated from the coding sequence GTGCATATTGGACTTGTTGGACTAGGAAAGATGGGCTTCAACATGAGGGCCCGCCTGCGTGCAGCAGACATTGAAGTAACTGGTTATGACCGCAATCCCGAGGTCACGGATGTGCCCTCCTTGGCAGATCTCGTTGCCGGCGTTCCGGCACCACGGCTGATTTGGGTGATGGTCCCTTCAGGTGCCATCACTGAAGCGGTCATCACAGATCTCTCGGAGTTGCTGGAACCCGGAGATCTGCTCGTTGACGGTGGAAACTCGCGTTTTACCGAGGATCAGAAGCACGGCGAAATGCTTGCCAACAAGGGTATTTCATTCATGGATGTTGGTGTTTCCGGAGGTGTCTGGGGACTAGAAAACGGCTACGGACTTATGGCCGGCGGCTCCGCCGAAGATGTTCAGCGGGCACTGCCAGTACTGGACGTACTTCGTCCCGAAGGTGACCGCGCGGATAGCTTCGTTCATGTGGGTGGAATTGGTGCAGGTCACTACGCCAAGATGGTCCACAATGGCATTGAATATGGTCTGATGCAGGCTTACGCAGAAGGCTACGAACTTCTGGCCAAGAAGGACATCATTGCGGACCTGCCGGGAACGTTCCGTGCTTGGCAAAAAGGCACCGTAGTGAGGTCCTGGCTGTTGGATTTGATGGTCAAGGCGCTGGACGAAGATCCGGGGCTGGAAACCATTGACGATTATGTGGAAGATTCCGGTGAAGGCCGTTGGACTGTGGAGGAAGCCATCGCCAATGCGGTGCCTGCTCCAGCCATCACGGCTGCACTTTTTGCCAGGTTCTCCTCCCGTGAGGACAGCTCCCCAGCCATGAAAATGGTGTCCGCACTGCGCCACCAGTTTGGCGGTCACGCAACAAAACCAGCCAGTCCCAGCACTGAGTAA
- the rnpA gene encoding ribonuclease P protein component encodes MLATKNRMRTSANFSNTVRSGVRNGRRNVVLYMVSTSDAEPSQIGFIVAKTVGNAVTRNLVKRRLREIVVETIKAYPQGVNVVVRALPVSAQASFSDLVMDYRKAFSTASTRLREKAAGSSPLISTPTVDKAP; translated from the coding sequence GTGCTAGCCACCAAGAATAGAATGCGGACTTCCGCCAACTTCTCAAATACTGTACGTTCCGGTGTCCGAAATGGACGCCGGAACGTAGTGTTATATATGGTGTCCACTTCTGATGCTGAGCCCAGCCAAATCGGGTTCATCGTGGCGAAGACTGTGGGGAACGCTGTGACCCGCAATCTCGTTAAAAGGAGACTGAGGGAAATTGTTGTTGAGACAATTAAGGCGTATCCACAGGGAGTCAATGTAGTAGTGCGGGCTTTGCCCGTGTCCGCGCAGGCTTCCTTCAGTGACCTAGTCATGGACTATCGAAAAGCATTTTCCACTGCCTCGACCCGTTTACGGGAGAAGGCGGCGGGCTCTTCGCCATTAATTTCAACACCCACAGTTGACAAGGCACCATGA
- the gyrB gene encoding DNA topoisomerase (ATP-hydrolyzing) subunit B, whose amino-acid sequence MNTATPSVPADTSHYDASDITVLEGLEAVRKRPGMYIGSTGLRGLHHLVYEVVDNSVDEALAGYCDHIDITLTSDGGVRVIDNGRGIPVDIHPTEGKPTVEVVMTILHAGGKFGGGGYAVSGGLHGVGISVVNALSRLVNTEIRRQGHVWRMSFADGGKPQGTLVKGETTTETGTTQTFYPDPTIFESVEFEFETLRARFQQMAFLNKGLKISLTDERTVLESPDEDPDLDAIPEGKDVVTGKRIVVYQYKDGLLDYVKHLNTSKKYEPVHEDVIAFETEDSSRSMAVEIAMQWTTSFSESVHTYANTINTHEGGTHEEGFRAAMTSLINRYAREKNIIREKDDNLTGDDIREGLTAVISVKLSEPQFEGQTKTKLGNSEVKGFVQRVVTDGLGDWLERNPGPAKDVIRKSIQASMARLAARKARESTRRKGLLESGGMPGKLKDCQSKDPALSEIYIVEGDSAGGSAVRGRNPTTQAILPLRGKILNVERARLDRALGNAEVQAMITAFGAGIGEDFDVNKARYHKIVLMADADVDGQHITTLLLTLLFRYMRPLIESGYVYLAQPPLYRIKWSNAPHDYVFSDKERDAALAAGAAAGRRIPKDNGIQRYKGLGEMDYTELWDTTMDPEHRTLLQVTMDDAAEVDQVFSTLMGEDVESRRNFIQQNAKDVRFLDI is encoded by the coding sequence GTGAATACCGCAACACCGTCCGTGCCGGCCGATACTAGCCACTACGACGCGAGTGACATCACTGTTTTGGAGGGCTTGGAAGCCGTCCGGAAACGTCCTGGTATGTACATTGGCTCCACAGGCCTGCGTGGTTTGCATCACCTGGTCTACGAGGTTGTTGACAACTCTGTTGATGAGGCCCTCGCCGGCTATTGTGACCACATCGATATCACTCTGACTTCCGATGGTGGAGTGCGAGTGATCGACAATGGTCGCGGCATTCCCGTGGATATTCACCCCACAGAAGGTAAGCCCACTGTTGAAGTGGTCATGACTATTTTGCATGCTGGCGGAAAATTTGGCGGTGGCGGCTACGCGGTCTCCGGCGGTCTGCACGGCGTTGGTATTTCTGTTGTTAACGCGCTCTCGCGTCTGGTAAATACCGAGATTCGCCGTCAGGGTCATGTCTGGCGCATGAGTTTTGCGGATGGCGGCAAGCCTCAGGGCACTCTGGTCAAGGGCGAAACCACCACCGAAACGGGTACCACCCAGACGTTCTACCCGGACCCCACCATCTTTGAATCGGTGGAGTTCGAATTCGAGACTCTCCGGGCCCGCTTCCAGCAGATGGCCTTTTTGAACAAGGGCCTGAAAATCTCGCTCACGGATGAGCGCACCGTGCTGGAATCACCGGATGAAGACCCGGATTTGGATGCCATTCCGGAGGGTAAAGACGTTGTAACGGGTAAGCGCATTGTTGTTTATCAATACAAGGATGGACTGCTTGATTACGTCAAGCACCTGAACACCTCAAAGAAGTACGAGCCGGTCCACGAAGACGTGATTGCCTTTGAAACAGAGGATTCTTCACGCAGCATGGCCGTAGAAATTGCCATGCAGTGGACCACTTCCTTCTCGGAAAGCGTCCACACATATGCCAACACCATCAACACGCATGAGGGTGGAACGCATGAGGAGGGCTTCCGTGCGGCCATGACCTCATTGATCAACCGCTACGCGCGTGAGAAGAACATCATCCGTGAAAAGGATGACAACCTCACAGGGGACGACATCCGTGAAGGCCTCACGGCCGTCATCTCCGTCAAACTCTCTGAACCACAGTTTGAAGGCCAGACCAAGACCAAATTGGGTAACTCCGAGGTGAAGGGATTTGTTCAGCGCGTTGTGACGGATGGTTTGGGCGATTGGCTTGAACGTAACCCCGGTCCCGCCAAAGATGTTATTCGCAAGTCCATCCAGGCTTCGATGGCTCGTTTGGCAGCTCGCAAGGCTCGGGAAAGCACCCGACGCAAGGGCCTTCTGGAATCCGGTGGCATGCCGGGCAAGCTTAAGGATTGCCAGTCCAAGGATCCGGCATTGTCCGAGATTTACATCGTGGAGGGTGACTCTGCAGGCGGCTCGGCTGTCCGCGGAAGGAACCCAACAACCCAGGCAATTCTGCCGCTGCGAGGAAAAATCCTTAACGTGGAACGTGCCCGTCTTGACCGGGCATTGGGAAATGCCGAAGTTCAGGCCATGATCACGGCTTTCGGCGCAGGCATTGGTGAAGACTTTGACGTCAATAAGGCCCGCTACCACAAGATCGTTTTGATGGCAGATGCCGACGTTGACGGCCAGCACATCACCACGTTGCTGCTCACCTTGCTATTCCGCTACATGCGTCCGTTGATTGAAAGCGGATATGTGTACTTGGCCCAGCCTCCGCTGTACCGCATCAAGTGGTCCAATGCGCCGCATGATTATGTGTTCAGCGATAAGGAGCGCGACGCGGCTTTGGCTGCCGGAGCTGCTGCCGGGCGCCGTATCCCCAAGGACAACGGAATCCAGCGCTACAAGGGTCTCGGCGAGATGGACTACACCGAGCTGTGGGACACCACCATGGATCCCGAACACCGCACCTTGCTTCAGGTCACGATGGATGACGCGGCAGAAGTTGACCAGGTTTTCTCGACGCTTATGGGCGAAGACGTTGAATCACGACGTAACTTTATTCAGCAAAACGCCAAGGATGTCAGGTTCCTCGACATCTAG